In one window of Pirellulales bacterium DNA:
- a CDS encoding DUF1592 domain-containing protein, producing MTPARAAPDDDAMAALAEPYQKEVAPLLARYCHACHAGDVVEADLDLSAFATLAEVRRQPRVWQKVGEMLDTDQMPPADAEQPTAAEQTQLAGWVRAYLTAEARATAGDPGQVVLRRLSNAEYTYTLRDLTGVATLDPAREFPIDGAAGEGFTNTGSGLVMSPALLTKYLDAAKRVAAHAVLLPRGLRFSTSTTRPDWTGEALGAIKEFYARFVDAEGRVPLAAYLSVLHADRAALAAGERTTDQVAAAHQLNGPYLRVLWQALEGDEPSLVLSHLRERWRAADQQGIDALAAEIGRWQQALWRFQPVGHMQHWQEPVDPVVAQQDLRYVIPAQPEGKEVRLYLVASDAGDGAEHDVALWEQPRLVAPGREPLLLRDADRVIRQIAARREQVFGQAAKCLAIAAQLDHAPDAGALEALAREHDVSPAALAAWLGYLGLADGGETRIAGHFTTQIGGLAGYDFIQGWGSADTPNLLANSSDQMVRVPGNMPPHSVAVHPTPIVQTAVGWRAPQAATLRVTGKVTHAHPECGNGVTWSLELRRGGTRQQLAGGTAQGATAAQVGPIDGVSVRRGDVIALLIGPRDGNHACDLTTIDLTLAGAGEKETWNLAADVSGSVLAGNPHADQHGNAGVWHFCTEAVDGAEGSMFPAGSTLARWQSAATPAEKQSLAEQTQQLLLAGPPADAAAPDAQLYRRLTSLGGPLLASTHEADRSARAAEPFEWGLDPALFGRRPDGSTIDAADVCVAAPRVLEIRLPAELVAGCELLVTGRLEGELGVEGSVRMELLTAPPAGEAALGPIVTAEGSAARQRVLADYEAFRRVFPAAMCYSRIVPVDEAVTLALYHREDEHLARLMLDDAERAELERRWEELHFVSHDALALVDAFEQLMEYATQDADPSKFEPFRQPIQARAAAFRQALVDAEPRQLAAVEDFAALAYRRPLADTERKELAGLYRALRQEELSHDEALRLTLARVLAAPEFLYRIEAPGPAREATPVNDWELATRLSYFLWSTAPDAELRGLAARGELANDQALAAQARRMSGDARVRRLAIEFACQWLNVRDFDTLDEKSERHFPEFVGLRGAMYEETIQFFTHLFQHDRSVLEILDCDYALLNQQLAAHYEIPGVMGDEWRRVDGVRRHGRGGVLAQATVLAKQSGASRTSPILRGNWVSEALLGERLPRPPKDVPLLPQDAASEQLTMRQLVERHSSDARCRVCHDRIDAFGFSLEAYDSIGRRRATDAGLPIDTTATTLDGARLEGIDGLRAYLTGQRRDAFVRQFCKKLLGYALGRAAQLSDEPLLAAMQSRLAQEDYRVLAAIEMIVLSPQFRNIRGREFAAEDSP from the coding sequence TTGACGCCGGCGCGCGCCGCGCCCGACGACGATGCGATGGCCGCGCTGGCCGAACCGTATCAAAAAGAGGTCGCGCCGCTACTGGCGCGCTATTGCCACGCATGTCACGCGGGGGACGTGGTGGAGGCCGATCTCGATTTGTCGGCCTTCGCCACGCTGGCCGAGGTGCGCCGCCAGCCGCGCGTCTGGCAGAAGGTGGGCGAGATGCTCGACACCGATCAGATGCCGCCGGCCGACGCCGAGCAACCGACCGCCGCCGAGCAGACGCAGCTTGCCGGTTGGGTGCGGGCTTATTTGACCGCCGAGGCCCGCGCCACGGCCGGCGATCCGGGACAGGTGGTGCTGCGCCGCTTGAGCAACGCGGAATACACCTACACGCTGCGCGATCTGACGGGGGTGGCCACGCTCGACCCTGCCCGCGAGTTTCCGATCGACGGGGCGGCGGGTGAGGGTTTCACCAACACGGGCAGCGGGCTGGTGATGTCGCCGGCGCTATTGACCAAATACCTGGACGCCGCCAAGCGTGTGGCGGCGCATGCAGTGCTGTTGCCGCGGGGGCTGCGCTTTTCGACTTCGACCACGCGCCCCGATTGGACTGGCGAGGCGCTAGGCGCGATTAAGGAATTTTACGCGCGGTTTGTCGACGCCGAGGGGCGCGTGCCGCTAGCGGCGTATTTGTCGGTCTTGCATGCGGATCGCGCGGCGCTGGCGGCGGGGGAGCGAACTACTGACCAGGTCGCCGCGGCCCATCAATTGAACGGCCCTTATCTGCGCGTGCTGTGGCAAGCGCTGGAGGGGGATGAGCCGTCGCTTGTGCTTTCCCACTTGCGCGAGCGCTGGCGCGCGGCCGACCAGCAAGGCATCGACGCGCTGGCGGCCGAGATCGGCCGCTGGCAGCAGGCGCTATGGCGCTTTCAACCGGTGGGGCACATGCAGCATTGGCAGGAGCCGGTCGACCCGGTCGTCGCGCAACAGGATTTGCGCTATGTCATCCCGGCGCAGCCGGAAGGCAAGGAAGTGCGGTTGTACCTGGTGGCCAGCGACGCGGGGGACGGCGCCGAGCACGACGTGGCCTTGTGGGAGCAGCCGCGGCTGGTGGCGCCGGGGCGCGAGCCCTTGCTGCTGCGCGACGCGGACCGAGTAATCCGGCAGATCGCGGCGCGCCGCGAGCAGGTGTTTGGTCAGGCGGCCAAGTGTTTGGCGATTGCCGCCCAGCTCGACCATGCGCCCGATGCCGGCGCGCTTGAGGCGCTGGCGCGCGAGCACGACGTCTCGCCGGCGGCGCTAGCCGCCTGGCTCGGTTACCTGGGGCTGGCAGACGGCGGCGAGACGCGCATCGCCGGGCATTTCACCACGCAGATTGGCGGCCTGGCCGGTTATGACTTCATTCAGGGATGGGGTAGCGCCGACACGCCGAATCTGTTGGCCAACTCGTCGGATCAAATGGTGCGTGTGCCGGGCAACATGCCACCGCATAGCGTGGCCGTGCATCCCACGCCCATCGTGCAAACGGCGGTGGGCTGGCGCGCCCCGCAAGCGGCGACGCTGCGCGTGACCGGAAAGGTGACGCACGCCCATCCTGAGTGCGGCAACGGCGTAACCTGGAGTTTGGAACTGCGGCGCGGGGGCACGCGGCAACAGTTGGCAGGCGGCACGGCGCAGGGCGCCACGGCCGCGCAGGTCGGCCCGATCGATGGCGTGAGCGTGCGGCGCGGCGACGTGATCGCGCTTTTGATCGGCCCGCGCGACGGCAACCACGCCTGCGACCTGACGACGATCGACCTGACACTGGCCGGCGCCGGCGAGAAGGAAACCTGGAACCTGGCGGCTGACGTCTCGGGCAGCGTGTTGGCGGGCAACCCGCATGCCGACCAGCACGGCAACGCCGGCGTGTGGCACTTCTGCACCGAGGCGGTGGATGGCGCCGAGGGATCGATGTTTCCGGCGGGTTCGACCTTGGCGCGTTGGCAGTCGGCGGCCACGCCGGCGGAGAAACAATCGCTGGCCGAACAGACGCAGCAGTTGCTGTTGGCCGGTCCGCCCGCCGATGCGGCGGCGCCTGACGCGCAGCTTTATCGGCGGCTTACCTCGCTGGGAGGGCCGCTTTTGGCATCGACGCACGAAGCGGACCGCTCGGCGCGCGCCGCGGAACCATTCGAGTGGGGACTCGACCCGGCGCTGTTTGGTCGCCGGCCAGATGGATCGACCATCGACGCGGCCGACGTGTGCGTGGCGGCGCCCAGGGTGCTGGAGATTCGGCTGCCCGCCGAGTTGGTGGCGGGGTGCGAGTTGTTGGTGACCGGCCGCCTGGAAGGGGAGCTTGGCGTGGAAGGGAGCGTGCGCATGGAACTGCTGACCGCTCCGCCAGCGGGGGAGGCGGCGCTGGGGCCGATCGTCACCGCCGAAGGAAGCGCGGCGCGGCAGCGAGTGTTGGCGGACTACGAGGCATTTCGGCGGGTGTTTCCGGCGGCCATGTGCTACTCGCGCATTGTGCCGGTCGACGAGGCAGTGACGCTGGCGCTCTACCATCGCGAGGATGAGCACCTGGCGCGGCTGATGCTGGACGACGCCGAGCGCGCCGAGTTGGAGCGACGGTGGGAGGAGTTGCACTTTGTCAGTCACGACGCGCTGGCGCTGGTCGACGCGTTTGAGCAGTTGATGGAATACGCCACGCAAGACGCCGATCCGAGCAAGTTCGAGCCGTTCCGGCAGCCGATTCAAGCGCGCGCGGCGGCGTTTCGCCAGGCATTGGTCGACGCCGAACCGCGCCAACTGGCGGCGGTGGAAGATTTTGCCGCGCTGGCCTATCGCAGGCCACTGGCCGACACCGAGCGAAAAGAGCTGGCAGGGCTGTATCGCGCGCTGCGTCAAGAAGAGCTATCGCACGACGAGGCGCTGCGGCTCACGCTGGCCCGCGTGCTCGCGGCGCCGGAGTTTTTGTATCGCATCGAGGCGCCCGGCCCGGCGCGCGAGGCGACGCCGGTGAACGATTGGGAACTGGCCACGCGACTGAGTTATTTTTTGTGGTCGACGGCGCCCGACGCGGAGTTGCGCGGGCTGGCGGCGCGCGGCGAATTGGCGAATGACCAGGCGCTGGCCGCGCAAGCGCGGCGTATGAGCGGCGACGCGCGCGTGCGGCGGTTGGCGATTGAGTTCGCTTGCCAGTGGCTCAACGTGCGCGACTTCGACACGCTGGACGAAAAGAGCGAGCGGCACTTTCCGGAGTTTGTCGGCTTGCGCGGCGCGATGTACGAGGAGACGATTCAGTTCTTCACGCACCTGTTTCAACACGATCGTTCGGTGCTGGAGATCTTGGATTGCGACTACGCGCTGTTGAACCAGCAGCTTGCCGCGCACTATGAGATACCGGGCGTGATGGGGGATGAGTGGCGCCGCGTGGACGGCGTGAGGCGGCATGGTCGCGGCGGCGTGTTGGCGCAGGCCACCGTGCTGGCCAAGCAATCGGGCGCGTCGCGGACCAGCCCGATCTTGCGGGGCAATTGGGTGAGCGAAGCGTTGTTGGGCGAGCGCTTGCCGCGGCCTCCCAAGGATGTGCCGCTGTTGCCGCAGGACGCGGCGAGCGAGCAATTGACAATGCGCCAATTGGTGGAGCGACATAGCTCCGACGCGCGGTGCCGCGTTTGCCACGACCGGATCGACGCCTTTGGCTTTTCGCTGGAGGCGTACGACTCGATTGGCCGCCGGCGCGCGACCGACGCGGGGCTGCCGATCGACACCACCGCCACCACGCTCGACGGCGCGCGGCTGGAGGGCATCGACGGCCTGCGGGCTTATTTGACGGGGCAGCGCCGCGACGCGTTTGTGCGCCAGTTTTGCAAAAAGCTGCTAGGCTATGCGCTGGGTCGCGCCGCGCAACTATCCGATGAACCACTGCTGGCCGCCATGCAGTCGCGTTTGGCCCAAGAAGATTATCGGGTGCTGGCGGCGATCGAGATGATCGTGCTGAGCCCGCAGTTTCGGAATATTCGCGGTCGCGAGTTCGCGGCAGAGGACTCGCCTTAA
- a CDS encoding DUF1552 domain-containing protein: MALPWLESATVWGDEPRGSEPASEPPVRLAALFSGNGFHSTEWWAKGEGAAMELGQVLAPLHPYREKLLFIRGLYNAEALKGNIHSSQTGNLLSGAPIASGGEIRSGASVDQVLAQSYGQSTKVPSLVLGCEKSNPSVHKNYSMLYSSHISWSSPTTPTPLEIYPALAFDRLFKDEAQHGDQSVLDAVLADASDLRRQISAADQRKLDEYLDSVREVEQRIERAGGRGELQGWRPTLTAPNMSRPADGVPQDIGEHMRLMCDILVLAFQTDATRICTLKLNNDHSSLRFPNLGVDYMIHHLLSHSDTADWLKVNQFFLQQVAYIAGKLDAIQEGERTALDNTMLLFCSSMMTGSHDATQLPVVLVGRGGGQIATGRVLDYREQENRQMCRLYLSMMDKMNLRPGRFGDATEPLAEV, translated from the coding sequence ATGGCGCTGCCGTGGCTGGAGTCGGCCACGGTCTGGGGCGACGAGCCGCGCGGCAGCGAGCCCGCCAGCGAGCCGCCGGTGCGCTTGGCGGCGCTATTCTCGGGCAACGGCTTTCACAGCACCGAGTGGTGGGCCAAGGGAGAAGGCGCCGCGATGGAGCTAGGGCAGGTGCTGGCCCCGCTGCATCCTTATCGCGAAAAGCTGCTGTTCATCCGCGGCCTGTACAACGCCGAGGCGCTGAAGGGGAACATCCACAGCTCGCAAACCGGCAACCTGCTCTCGGGCGCGCCGATCGCCTCGGGGGGCGAGATTCGTTCTGGCGCCAGCGTCGATCAGGTCTTGGCGCAGAGCTATGGTCAATCGACCAAGGTCCCCAGCCTGGTGCTGGGCTGCGAAAAGTCGAACCCGTCGGTGCATAAAAACTACTCCATGCTGTACAGCTCGCACATTTCGTGGAGCTCTCCCACGACGCCGACGCCGCTGGAGATTTATCCGGCGCTGGCATTCGACCGGCTGTTCAAAGACGAGGCGCAGCACGGCGATCAGAGCGTGCTCGACGCGGTGCTGGCCGACGCCAGCGACCTGCGCCGCCAGATTAGCGCGGCGGACCAGCGCAAGCTAGACGAGTATCTCGACTCGGTGCGCGAAGTGGAGCAGCGAATCGAGCGCGCCGGCGGGCGCGGCGAGTTGCAGGGCTGGCGGCCGACGCTGACCGCGCCGAACATGTCGCGTCCGGCCGACGGCGTGCCGCAAGACATTGGCGAGCATATGCGGCTGATGTGCGACATTTTGGTATTGGCCTTTCAGACCGACGCCACCCGCATCTGCACGCTCAAGTTGAACAACGATCACTCGTCGCTGCGGTTTCCCAACTTGGGCGTCGACTACATGATTCATCATCTGTTGTCGCACTCCGACACGGCGGATTGGCTCAAGGTGAATCAGTTCTTCCTGCAACAGGTGGCGTACATCGCCGGCAAGCTGGACGCGATTCAGGAAGGCGAACGCACGGCGCTGGACAACACCATGCTGCTGTTCTGTTCGAGCATGATGACCGGTAGCCACGACGCCACCCAATTGCCGGTGGTGCTGGTGGGGCGCGGCGGCGGCCAGATCGCCACCGGGCGCGTGCTGGACTATCGCGAGCAGGAGAATCGGCAGATGTGCAGGCTGTACCTGTCGATGATGGACAAGATGAATCTGCGGCCCGGCCGCTTTGGCGACGCCACGGAGCCACTGGCCGAGGTATAG
- a CDS encoding protein kinase, which yields MSIHPELLLLARAVDRHLVHDDQLLELLRELSRDEEASVVDLLRSHGLSADQLDSLMRYGSEYDTLDAEELKLAQMAGPTAIEQRLARSSTVKGDETAETREFTPPGPDDAGGRAVWKSVTSADGGPGPIGSRVESQQEFVLMSELGRGGLGRVRLAFDRRLGRQVAVKELLPQSLRSREKIRRFLKEARVTGQLEHPGVVPVYAAGEGEDGQPFYAMKRIGGRTFSQAIRAYHALPADDPLRPQRFSELLTVFVSICQTMAFAHQRGVLHRDLKPQNVIVGDFGEAIVVDWGLAKTLAPPAPRGPNESTIAAEELAQPAAPEPIELDDDAAAATRDGAVLGTLAYMSPEQALGMAVDARSDIYALGAMLFELLANRPPFRGKTQEVLQQVQLGKLPRLRELAPHAPRALEAVCMRALARLPEARYATAKELADEVVRWQAGEPPLAYAEPWLERGLRWTRRHRTLCATALASLAVLATVAGSWWWQESRRVQQVADRAQRHMQTADQLLLAEQLPAALAEVDQARALAGAEPRLASIAGAAAELRAQIDERLSVDANRQRLTRQLADFERHYHEALFRSLLAARPDATADRAAALRSLRAARDLLPPAQVASLGAIGLDAADRAEVDLKQQELSIVEAELMALPAEDRDDAARAHAALAALACVPVDAPLRAVADRRARYLRLAGRDDEAQRESQRAGQIEPQHSLDLFLLGDQRLAAEDLPAAKRYFQQALAAQPDRFWAQWYLAVAQLQSGEPREALASLSACASRRPEFGFTYLLRGLAHGELGELELAEDDFRRAARLIPANETRDHYALHLNRGLVRVEHGRLPDALADFAAAEKLDPTRWEAHVNRADALRRRDEASAALASLGLRLAGLPLTPVATHHAALAQLERAIEFAPNEPRAYLNRGAIWRGLGQSNQALADFRQALSVSRPATPARAQALCEYGRLAHAGGDPQEALRRYNAAIDDCPAYADALYLRGLAQMDLGSDQEAIESFDAFLAQSQLAARVFGQVGSLARPVGRTASATNEATQLDEGSEPRQRLAAIYRERALARLKLRDTLGAFSDSILALDLAGPAAESLAQGDRTRFANLHARRGWALLLHGAEMARASFDEAIQLGGASGDPYTGRGSALVLLGRCDEAVADAMAALRVGPITPGLLYNAASIHAAAAGRVLSGGNTADERPAGWMNEALALLERGFSTMSPRERAAYRQELAKDASFDSIRQRPEFARLLTDNDSAATP from the coding sequence ATGTCGATCCATCCTGAGCTATTGCTGTTGGCCCGCGCCGTCGATCGCCATCTGGTGCACGACGATCAACTGCTCGAGCTATTGCGCGAGCTGAGCCGTGACGAAGAAGCCTCGGTCGTCGACTTGCTGCGCTCCCACGGTTTAAGCGCCGATCAACTCGATTCGCTCATGCGCTACGGCTCGGAATACGACACGCTGGACGCCGAGGAATTGAAACTGGCGCAAATGGCCGGTCCCACGGCCATCGAGCAACGCCTGGCCCGCAGTTCAACCGTCAAAGGCGACGAAACCGCCGAAACGCGCGAGTTCACCCCTCCCGGCCCCGACGACGCGGGCGGCCGCGCGGTTTGGAAGAGCGTGACGAGCGCCGATGGCGGGCCGGGGCCAATCGGCAGCCGCGTCGAGAGCCAACAAGAGTTCGTGCTCATGTCCGAACTGGGGCGCGGCGGCCTGGGGCGCGTGCGACTGGCCTTCGATCGTCGGCTGGGGCGTCAAGTCGCGGTGAAAGAACTGTTGCCGCAATCGCTGCGCTCGCGCGAAAAGATTCGCCGGTTTCTCAAAGAAGCCCGCGTCACTGGCCAGCTTGAGCATCCCGGGGTCGTTCCGGTTTACGCCGCCGGCGAAGGCGAAGACGGCCAACCCTTTTACGCGATGAAGCGCATCGGCGGTCGCACGTTTTCGCAGGCCATTCGCGCCTATCACGCCTTGCCCGCCGACGATCCGCTGCGCCCGCAACGATTTAGCGAACTGTTGACGGTGTTTGTCAGCATTTGCCAGACGATGGCCTTTGCCCATCAGCGCGGCGTGTTGCACCGCGACCTGAAACCGCAAAACGTGATCGTCGGCGATTTTGGCGAGGCGATCGTCGTCGATTGGGGACTGGCCAAGACGCTGGCGCCGCCAGCGCCGCGCGGTCCCAACGAGTCAACCATCGCCGCCGAAGAACTGGCGCAGCCCGCCGCGCCCGAGCCGATCGAATTGGACGACGACGCCGCGGCCGCCACCCGCGATGGCGCCGTCCTCGGCACCTTGGCCTATATGTCCCCCGAGCAGGCGCTGGGCATGGCGGTCGACGCGCGCAGCGACATCTACGCGCTGGGCGCGATGCTGTTTGAACTGCTGGCCAACCGGCCGCCGTTTCGCGGCAAGACGCAAGAGGTCCTGCAGCAAGTGCAGCTTGGCAAACTGCCGCGTCTGCGCGAGTTGGCGCCGCACGCGCCGCGCGCGCTCGAGGCGGTGTGCATGCGGGCGCTCGCTCGCCTGCCCGAGGCGCGCTACGCCACCGCTAAAGAATTGGCAGACGAGGTCGTGCGCTGGCAGGCCGGCGAGCCGCCGCTGGCCTATGCGGAGCCCTGGCTGGAGCGCGGCCTGCGCTGGACGCGCCGCCATCGCACGCTGTGCGCCACCGCCCTCGCCTCGCTGGCCGTGCTGGCCACCGTGGCCGGAAGCTGGTGGTGGCAAGAGTCGCGCCGGGTGCAGCAGGTAGCCGACCGCGCGCAGCGTCACATGCAGACCGCCGATCAACTATTGCTCGCCGAACAATTGCCGGCGGCCCTGGCCGAAGTCGATCAGGCCCGCGCGCTGGCCGGCGCCGAACCGCGCTTGGCCAGCATAGCCGGTGCCGCCGCCGAACTGCGCGCGCAGATCGACGAGCGACTTTCGGTCGACGCCAATCGTCAACGCCTCACGCGCCAACTGGCCGACTTTGAGCGCCACTATCACGAGGCGCTATTCCGCTCGCTGTTGGCCGCGCGCCCCGACGCCACCGCCGACCGCGCCGCGGCGCTGCGCTCGCTGCGCGCCGCGCGCGACCTGTTGCCCCCGGCGCAGGTAGCTTCGCTAGGCGCCATCGGGCTCGACGCCGCCGACCGGGCCGAGGTCGATCTCAAACAACAAGAACTGTCCATTGTCGAGGCCGAGCTCATGGCCTTGCCGGCCGAAGACCGCGACGACGCTGCCCGCGCCCATGCCGCCTTGGCCGCTTTGGCGTGCGTGCCGGTCGATGCGCCGCTCCGCGCGGTCGCCGATCGGCGGGCCCGCTATCTGCGTCTGGCCGGTCGCGACGACGAGGCCCAGCGCGAGTCGCAGCGCGCAGGCCAGATCGAGCCGCAACACTCGCTCGACCTGTTCCTCTTGGGCGATCAGCGACTAGCCGCCGAGGATCTGCCCGCCGCCAAGCGCTACTTCCAGCAGGCGCTGGCCGCGCAGCCCGATCGATTCTGGGCGCAGTGGTATCTGGCGGTGGCGCAGCTTCAGTCGGGCGAGCCCCGCGAGGCGCTGGCCAGTCTATCGGCCTGCGCCAGTCGCCGCCCGGAGTTTGGCTTCACCTACTTGTTGCGCGGCCTGGCGCATGGCGAGCTAGGCGAGTTGGAGTTGGCCGAAGACGATTTCCGCCGCGCGGCCAGGCTCATCCCCGCCAACGAAACCCGCGACCACTACGCCTTGCATTTGAACCGCGGACTGGTGCGCGTCGAGCACGGACGCCTGCCAGACGCCTTGGCCGACTTCGCCGCCGCCGAAAAGCTCGACCCCACTCGCTGGGAGGCGCATGTCAATCGGGCCGACGCGCTGCGCCGCCGCGACGAAGCCAGCGCCGCGCTGGCCAGTCTGGGCCTGCGACTGGCCGGTCTGCCGCTGACGCCGGTCGCCACGCACCACGCCGCGCTGGCCCAACTGGAGCGCGCCATCGAGTTTGCCCCCAACGAGCCGCGGGCTTATCTCAATCGTGGCGCCATCTGGCGCGGACTGGGACAATCGAACCAAGCGCTGGCAGATTTCCGCCAGGCGCTGTCGGTCAGCCGCCCCGCGACGCCGGCCCGCGCGCAGGCCCTCTGCGAATATGGCCGACTGGCCCACGCCGGCGGCGATCCGCAAGAGGCCCTGCGCCGCTACAACGCCGCGATCGACGATTGCCCCGCCTATGCCGACGCGCTGTATCTGCGCGGGCTGGCGCAGATGGACCTGGGCTCCGATCAGGAGGCGATCGAGTCGTTCGACGCCTTCTTGGCGCAGAGCCAACTGGCCGCGCGCGTGTTTGGCCAGGTCGGCTCGCTCGCGCGTCCCGTGGGACGCACGGCCAGCGCCACCAACGAGGCCACGCAGTTGGACGAAGGCAGCGAACCGAGGCAGCGGCTGGCGGCGATCTATCGCGAGCGCGCGCTGGCCCGCCTGAAGCTGCGCGACACGCTCGGCGCCTTTAGCGATTCGATCCTGGCGCTCGATCTGGCAGGGCCGGCGGCCGAGTCGTTGGCCCAGGGAGATCGAACGCGGTTCGCCAACTTGCACGCGCGCCGCGGCTGGGCGCTGCTCTTGCATGGCGCCGAGATGGCCCGCGCCTCGTTCGACGAGGCAATTCAACTAGGCGGCGCCAGCGGCGACCCGTACACCGGTCGCGGCTCGGCCCTGGTCTTGTTGGGGCGCTGCGACGAGGCGGTGGCCGACGCCATGGCCGCCCTGCGCGTGGGGCCGATCACGCCCGGCCTGTTGTACAACGCCGCTTCCATCCACGCCGCTGCGGCGGGGCGCGTGTTGTCGGGCGGCAACACCGCCGACGAGCGCCCGGCCGGCTGGATGAACGAAGCGCTCGCGCTACTCGAGCGCGGCTTTTCCACCATGTCGCCGCGCGAGCGCGCGGCGTATCGGCAGGAACTGGCCAAAGACGCCAGCTTCGACTCCATTCGCCAGCGGCCCGAGTTCGCGCGGCTGCTCACTGACAACGATTCGGCGGCCACTCCGTGA